One window from the genome of Magnolia sinica isolate HGM2019 chromosome 4, MsV1, whole genome shotgun sequence encodes:
- the LOC131244206 gene encoding uncharacterized protein LOC131244206 → MDPCAHLGKGRTGLPRWDVQASSQDRQSSTGGVVEGILLISAYIAHILFDSSASYSFVAEQFCRSTGISSESMSEALAVSTLMGKSVLLTRRCPSCPVLMGKMFLPADLFVMPMTGFDVILGLEYGAILDCTARTVTFHIPGLSVFQFVVEPKGEPLSSSWHLSSRILCQSALSSCQLFLPI, encoded by the exons atggacccctgtgcacaccttGGCAAGGGCCGTACTGGCctaccacgttgggacgtccag GCGTCAAGCCAGGACCGACAGTCATCTACcggtggagtcgttgagggtattcttcttatttctgctTACATCGCTCATATTTTGTTTGATTCTAGCGCTTcctattcttttgtggccgagcaatTCTGTCGATCGACCGGTATTTCATCGGAGTCCATGTCTGAGGCCTTAGCCGTTTCGACTCTCATGGGGAAGTCCGTTTTGTTGACCCGTCGCTGCCCTTCTTGTCCAGTGTTAATGGGCAAGATGTTtcttcctgccgatctgttcgtgatgccgatgacaGGATTTGACGTTATTCTGGGTTTGGAGTATGGTGCTATCTTGGACTGtaccgcgaggacagtcacgttccacATTCCAGGCTTGTCAGTGTTCCAGTTCGTTGtcgagcccaaaggagagccgttatctagttctTGGCACCTATCATCGAGGATTCTATGTCAGAGTGcattgagcagctgccagttattt CTGCCAATTTGA